The window TCAATGGATCTACTGATTTTGCTTGGTAACGAATTTCAAAATGTAAACGCACTGAGCTTGTCCCTGTATTACCCATTGTTGCAATCTGTTGTCCAGCTTTAACATCTTGTTGTTCTTTAACTAAAATGCTTTGGTTATGAGCATAAGCAGTTAAATAATCATCATTGTGTTTAATAATAATTAAATTACCATAACCTGGTAAAGCATTACCGGCATAAACCACTCGACCTGCTGCTGCAGCTTGAATACTATCACCTAATGAACCAGCAATATCAATCCCTTTAGTTGAGTTTGAAAATGTTTCGATTAACTTACCTTTTACTGGCCATTGCCAAGTAATATTAGCAACCGTTGCCGATGGACTAGTCACTGCAGTGCTTGCCGTCGTCGACTCAGTTTTAGTCGCAGTTGTAGTAACTTGCGTTGGCGGCTGAATTTTACTTGATGTTGTTGTTGTGGTGGTAGTCGTTGTTGCGATTGGTTTTGCGGTGTTAGCATTCGTAGTAGTCTGCTGTGTAACAACAACAGTTGTGCCGCCGCTCACATCCAATACCTGACCGACACTTAATTCATAAGGTGCCGCAATATTATTTTTAGCTGCTAATGAACGGAAATCATTCCCGGTGATCCACGCGACATAAAACAGTGTATCGCCGCGTTGCACAGTATATGAGTTATCTTTATAACCACCTTTTGGAATCTCATCATAATTACGATTATAAACTATACGCTCTTGCGTTGTCGTAACTATATTGCCATTAGATTTCACTGTAGAGGTTGAAGTATTAACGTTATTAGTGGTATTAACCGATCCTGCAGTAATATTCTTCGGCGGCGCAACATAGGCAGATGAACTATCATATGAGGTACTATTATTATTCGACCTAACTGTCGACGATGGTGAATCAGATAAATCTTTAATTTGTGCTGAATTAGTTTGTGAACAGGCAATTAACGAAAAAGCTAATAGACTAATAGACGATATTTTAGCAAAATTACGATTTATTTTTAGATTATCTTGCGTTATCAAAGCAATACTCCCTAACATATTTTTATTTATTTTATTAACTAGTTTAACGTTAATTAACAAAAAACTCAGTTTAAGCTGCAATTATTATACACGTATTATACAAAAAAACATGATAATGAATGCTTATTAGTATAATCATTATTAACAGTTAATAATCACCTGTTTTATATCATATATAATAATTACTCGGAACTCCGCTTTTTTTGTGCTAATTTAATAGCAAAATGAGCTCTAACTTACAGTAATTATGACATCATCAACTATTATTCAACCCGCTACACTCTATATTGTTGCTACTCCAATCGGTAATTTGGGCGACATAACACTACGTGCCATTGATATCTTAAAACATGTTGATCTCGTTGCAGCTGAAGATACGAGGCATAGTGGTATTTTATTACAGCATTTGGCTATTCAAGCTAAACTGTACCCACTACACGACCACAATGAACAACAAAAAGCCGCTCAGTTGGTTGAGAAACTACAATCAGGGTTATCCATTGCACTTATCTCCGATGCAGGAACGCCGCTAATCAACGATCCGGGTTATCACTTAGTTAAATGTTGTCACGAAAATAATATTCGCGTTGTGCCAGTACCTGGTGCTTGTGCTGCGATTGCTGCATTATGTGCATCGGGCTTGCCAACCGATCGATTCTGCTATGAAGGTTTCTTACCAGCAAAAAGTAAGGCACGAATTGAATACTTAAATAGTTTGCTTGAAGAGCCTAGAACATTGGTTTTTTATGAATCGACTCACCGGATTATGGATAGTCTACAAGATATTGAACAGGTTTTTGGTCAAGAAAAATTACTCGTATTAGCAAAAGAGCTCACTAAATCTTGGGAAACCATTATTCGTTGCCCTGTACATCAACTAATTACATGGCTTAATGAAGATGAAAATCGTCAAAAAGGGGAATTTGTCCTGATCCTTGAAGGCTATAAAAAAGATCTTGCACAAGAGTTAGATCCGGATGCCATAAAACTGCTTAAACGGCTGCAACAAGAGCTACCATTAAAAAAAGCGGCTGCAATTGTTGCTGATATGTATGGACTCAAAAAAAACCAGCTTTACCAATTAGGATTAGACAGTAAGTCAGAGTAAACAATGGAGTTTTTCGTTATTTTTTTATTGTAATATGTGATTTTAGTATAAAAATAGAGAACTCAATATTTTTCAATATTAAAAATGTTTAATTCTCTTTTATTATCGAGTTACTTCCGTCACGAAATACTATTGTTGAATCAATTGGCAGCCGACCATTAACGGATTTAAGACGTCTTAATCGAGTCTTACTTACCTGACTGAATATTTCCCCAAAAGCTCGCGCTTTATCAAGCATCTCTAACCGAGATGCTAGCTAAGCTTCTGCAGTCAGCATAATTTAATGGGAAATTATTTTCCTAATTTAAAATACGAATAAAAATTAAATAAATCACTGATTATTGTTTTTTCGAAGGCTTTCATTATGATGTAAAAAATAGTGTAGGCTATGCCAATCTTGACAATTAAAACTATCATCCATTAAGAATAAAACTCGTTTTTTCCTATTACGTTTTGAAATAAGATGAATAATGATTGCATAACGAAAAAAGAGAGGGGGTTTAACAATATCCCATCGCTGACGTGACCAATATAACTGATTTTTGTGGTAAAACAGTGCTAGTTCACCACGAATTGTTTTTAAATAACAAATACCTTTCCACCACTGATAAATTACTAAAATAATCAGTACAAATAGAAGATCATCCAAAATAGTATCCGCTAAATTATGCATCAAAGCCATAATCAGTAATAGATAAAATAACGTCACCAAATAGCGTTGTTTAACTGAATTGATTAATTCAGCTCGCCACATGCTATTGATGATATAATTTGATTAAATTAACTAATGCTTGTTGATGAGGATTTGTCAACTTCTCTTGCTCAAAAAAACACGCAAAGAGAACCAAATCATCAAGTGCTAGCAACTGTTCAAGATAAATAATTTGCTGTTCATTTAATAAACAAAAATTATTTTCAACAAACGGTAGTAAATACAGTTCGAGTTCTTTCATTCCTCGCCGACACGACCACGTTATTTTAGATAATGATGTCATGATCATAACCCTCGTTATCTTCGAATTAGTATAATGGTTAAATGAGATTAATACCCTAACACAATAATGAACCGTATAATTATTAATTTTTCGTATTAAGATAAATATGTGTCCAATGTCGCAATTTTTAGTACAACATAGCCAACAAAAGTATTAATCAAGTGTATTTGTAGAATTATGGTGTCAAAAAAACATGAGGAACGGGGCATTGATCATGATAACCGACTGATAAATCTGCTTTATACCATTGAGTTAAAATCTCTGTTGATAAAACGTCTTTAACACCGCCTTGTGCGACTAATTTACCATCATGAAGTAAAAAAATTCGATCTGCATATAAAGCAGCTAAATTAAGATCATGCAAAATGCAGCAAATACTATATGAGTTTTTTTCTGTTAATGTTTTGAGTAGACGTAACATCTGTTGTTGATGATAGAGATCAAGCGCAGATGTTGGCTCATCTAAAAACAGTAATCTAGGTTCTGATTTAGCTGACCATAGTTGAACTAAAACTCGAGCCAACTGTACCCGCTGCTGCTCTCCGCCTGATAATTGTTGATAATTTTTGTGGCAAAGTGTTTGGCAATGGGTTTTCGCTATCACATCAGCTAACGCATTTTGCAGATTTACCGAACCATAAGGTGATCTTCCCATCGCTATCACCTCTTTTGCTGAAAAGGGAAAAGCAATGTGGCTATTTTGTCGCATCACTGTTCTCACTTGAGCTAAAGATTGATGACACCACTGTTTTAAGGGCTTGCCAAGTAATCGACACTCCCCGTCCGTTGGGGTTAAAAAACCAGTTAATAACCGCAATAGTGTGGATTTACCGGCCCCATTAGTCCCAATGATGACCACTAACTCTCCTTTTCCGATAGTCAATGAAACATCGTCAATTAATGTCTCACCACCAATTTGATAAGAAAGGTGCTCCGCTTGCAACATTATAGGGTTCCTTTTTTTCTTAAAATAAGCCACATAAAATAAGGACCGCCAATTAAGCTAGTTAATAAGCCGACGGGCATCTCGTTAGGAGCAACTGCAATACGTGCAATCGTATCAGCAACGAGTAGTAAGCAGCCACCACCTAAAATTGTCGCAGGTACTAATAAACGGTGATCAGCGCCAACTTTTAAACGTAACATATGCGGAACAGCCAAACCAACAAAAGCAATAATACCACTCAGGGAAACTGCTGTACCAATAAGTAGTGCACTTAAAAGCAATAGTCGGCGTTTAGTTTGCTGAACATTTACCCCTAAATAATGAGCATCTTCATCGCCTAATTGCAGAAGATTAAGCGAATGACTCATCGATAAAATCAATATCGTCGCTGGAATAATGAACAGTGCTGAAACACCCACATATTGCCATTGCCCTTTACCTAAATGTCCCATAGTCCATAAGGAAAATTGGCGTAACTGCTGATCATCGGCAATATAACTGAGAATACCAATTAATGAAGCGGCTAAGGCATTTATCGCAATCCCCGCCAATAATAATTTGGTCGTTGAATTATTACGACTATGACTTAAAACATAAATAAGACAACAGATAACTAAACCACCAATGAAACCAGCAATAATCTGTCCATATAGTGTAAGAAAAGCAGGTAAACTCACAGGAACAACAATCAATAAACCAACAAATAGCGCCGCACCACTACTAATCCCTAGCAGTCCGGCATCCGCTAAGGGGTTACGAAATAACCCCTGCATAACAACGCCTGAAGTTGCTAAAGCAATACCAATTAAGACAGCTAAAAAGACTCGCGGTAAACGGATATTGAGCCAAATATCCCATAAAGGATCACTAAGAGGTAACGATAGCAAATCACTAAATGATAATGATAATGCACCAATATTTACGGAGCTGATAATAGCTACCATCAAAGTAACCGCTAATCCATAAATGATGTACTGTTTTTTCATTGATAATCACTCATCATGACAAAACTCGGCTACTTATTGCGCTCGACAATTAGCTGAGGATCAATAATCGAAAAAATAGCGGCTTGCAATGAAGGTTGTGCAGCCCGCTGTAAAATAGCTAATGCTAGATCACTACGCATAATATAACCATGAACTTCCTGTTGCACATAACACTGTGCATGATGAGTTGGTTCCCCATCCATTAATCCACCGGGTCGAAAAATACAATAATCTAATTGGCTGGTCTGTAGCCACACTTCAGCAAACGTCTTCTCCCTTACGGAGTTACCAAATGCTTGTTTAGCCCGTTTACTCAGGGTCACCCAACTATCGCCACAACCTAATGAACTCACCAATATCATACGTTTAATCCCCTGCTTTTCGGCATGGTTAATAATATTGCACTGTGGTTGATAATTGGCTTGCTTACCACCTAATGTCGAAATAATGGTACAGTCAGTTCCAGCTAATGAACAGGCTTGCGTAACCACCTGCTCATCATTTGCATCCCCCAAAATAACTTCCACTCCTAAGGACTGTAAATAGTCATAGCTCTCTTTATTTCTTACTACTGCAACACAACGATACCCTTGCTGCTGTGCATATTTAACCACCTGAGCACCAGTACCACGACTAGCTCCAAAAATTAATAAACAACGCATTAAGATTCCTCTTTTATCTGTGCTAATTTTCGAAATGCACTAAGTTGGCTTTGCAGTAAATTACGTTGTTCATCACGACCGACAAAAATTTTAAACATCGCTTCACCGCTACCATTAATAAAAATAATACCAGCGGTATCACTCCCCATAAATTTTCGTTCAACAAAAGCAATATACTGACAATTGTCTGATTTTATATGGCCGCTAAACCCCTCTTTACCCTGCATATTATAATAGCCATGTCGAGAAGAGGCTGTTGGTAGGTTGCCTGCAAATTCAAAAATAATATCAGGAGTATTAACTAATATGGTTATTTTTCCCCAATTAATGACTTCATTCCAAATATGCTCAAAATAGCGTCCAGAAATAAGATGGTGTTCACTACTTGCCTTAATCACCTCTAATAATGAAACTTGATAATCCTGAGCAATTTTCTCTAAAGTACCCTCTGGACGGGTAGCCATAAATTCGTTTAAAGTTGGTTTAGTCATCATTTCCTCCTGCATAATAAAAGTTATAAGGGTTAATTAGTTATTTTCTGGGCATGGGCATGACTATGTTTCATTTTTGCATTCCCCTCCGCTGAATCAGCCTTCATCGTTGATAAATCAGGGCGTTGTACCGATAATTTTGCAAGCTCTGGCTCATTAATCTGTAACAATAACCGCTGTAATGCACTAAGCAGATTACTCGCCCAAAAACGTCCACTAGTCGTTAAATTAAAACATAAACCATTTTCAACAAGCAAACCGGCTTGATGCCACTGTGTAATGAGCGGTAGCAGTAATTCTGGTTGGGCCATTATCTCGTTAAGATTAACTCGTCCACGTTCAATTCCCCCTTGTAACAGATGTAACCAATTGAGCTGCTTATTTCCTTGTAACAGCATTGCTAATGGTTTTTTTTGCTGATCTAGCTGAGCATAATAGCCGGTTAAATTCCGCTGTAACATAAAAGACTTATCCGCCAGCTTACCACCGGCACATGAACCGAACGCTAAATAATCTGCTCCTTGTTTAATTAGGATATTATAAAGATTGCGTTCACGCGTTGTTCTACCCCAGTGGCTATTAGATAGTTGTCCCCAACCGTAATTGGCTAGGATTTCTACTCCTGTCCGATAGAACTGATAATTTTCTGCCACCGTAGGTAAGGTAATTCTTTGATTTTCAACACTTTTAAATAATGGTGTTGTTGATAATAGATTTAAGGCATAAAGATCAACACCATCTAAGGGGAAATCACGAATGATCGTCAGATCTTCTTGCCAAGTCTGTAGCGTTTGTCTCGGTAAACCAAAAATAAGATCACAAACTACCGCAGCTTTATCTCGTTCACCTAATCGCTGAATAAAATCAATGGTTTGCTGCTGATTTGAGGTTCGTGCTAAACGTTGGCGAATAGCGGTATTAAAAGTCTGTACACCAATAGAAAAACGATTTGCACCAGCTTCAATACAAGCATCAATTTTTTCATCTGTAAAATTAAGCACGCGTCCCTCTATTGTGATCTCACAATCAGGTGCTAAAGGATACTGGGTTCTAATGGCGGTAATTAAACGGTGTAGCT is drawn from Orbaceae bacterium BiB and contains these coding sequences:
- a CDS encoding heme ABC transporter ATP-binding protein, translated to MLQAEHLSYQIGGETLIDDVSLTIGKGELVVIIGTNGAGKSTLLRLLTGFLTPTDGECRLLGKPLKQWCHQSLAQVRTVMRQNSHIAFPFSAKEVIAMGRSPYGSVNLQNALADVIAKTHCQTLCHKNYQQLSGGEQQRVQLARVLVQLWSAKSEPRLLFLDEPTSALDLYHQQQMLRLLKTLTEKNSYSICCILHDLNLAALYADRIFLLHDGKLVAQGGVKDVLSTEILTQWYKADLSVGYHDQCPVPHVFLTP
- a CDS encoding protein YgfX, whose protein sequence is MWRAELINSVKQRYLVTLFYLLLIMALMHNLADTILDDLLFVLIILVIYQWWKGICYLKTIRGELALFYHKNQLYWSRQRWDIVKPPLFFRYAIIIHLISKRNRKKRVLFLMDDSFNCQDWHSLHYFLHHNESLRKNNNQ
- a CDS encoding succinate dehydrogenase assembly factor 2; the encoded protein is MTSLSKITWSCRRGMKELELYLLPFVENNFCLLNEQQIIYLEQLLALDDLVLFACFFEQEKLTNPHQQALVNLIKLYHQ
- the hutW gene encoding heme anaerobic degradation radical SAM methyltransferase ChuW/HutW gives rise to the protein MMKLDLTSFYAQLEGTPFRERWAVMPFRGATPINSSEIESAWMQLHQQVLPKNKRLLYVHIPFCATHCTFCGFYQNPLSKHDTELYCQYLLQDIELNSNSVLSQSSPIHAVYFGGGTPSALTANQLHRLITAIRTQYPLAPDCEITIEGRVLNFTDEKIDACIEAGANRFSIGVQTFNTAIRQRLARTSNQQQTIDFIQRLGERDKAAVVCDLIFGLPRQTLQTWQEDLTIIRDFPLDGVDLYALNLLSTTPLFKSVENQRITLPTVAENYQFYRTGVEILANYGWGQLSNSHWGRTTRERNLYNILIKQGADYLAFGSCAGGKLADKSFMLQRNLTGYYAQLDQQKKPLAMLLQGNKQLNWLHLLQGGIERGRVNLNEIMAQPELLLPLITQWHQAGLLVENGLCFNLTTSGRFWASNLLSALQRLLLQINEPELAKLSVQRPDLSTMKADSAEGNAKMKHSHAHAQKITN
- the nlpD gene encoding murein hydrolase activator NlpD, with the protein product MITQDNLKINRNFAKISSISLLAFSLIACSQTNSAQIKDLSDSPSSTVRSNNNSTSYDSSSAYVAPPKNITAGSVNTTNNVNTSTSTVKSNGNIVTTTQERIVYNRNYDEIPKGGYKDNSYTVQRGDTLFYVAWITGNDFRSLAAKNNIAAPYELSVGQVLDVSGGTTVVVTQQTTTNANTAKPIATTTTTTTTTSSKIQPPTQVTTTATKTESTTASTAVTSPSATVANITWQWPVKGKLIETFSNSTKGIDIAGSLGDSIQAAAAGRVVYAGNALPGYGNLIIIKHNDDYLTAYAHNQSILVKEQQDVKAGQQIATMGNTGTSSVRLHFEIRYQAKSVDPLKFLPKQ
- a CDS encoding iron ABC transporter permease produces the protein MKKQYIIYGLAVTLMVAIISSVNIGALSLSFSDLLSLPLSDPLWDIWLNIRLPRVFLAVLIGIALATSGVVMQGLFRNPLADAGLLGISSGAALFVGLLIVVPVSLPAFLTLYGQIIAGFIGGLVICCLIYVLSHSRNNSTTKLLLAGIAINALAASLIGILSYIADDQQLRQFSLWTMGHLGKGQWQYVGVSALFIIPATILILSMSHSLNLLQLGDEDAHYLGVNVQQTKRRLLLLSALLIGTAVSLSGIIAFVGLAVPHMLRLKVGADHRLLVPATILGGGCLLLVADTIARIAVAPNEMPVGLLTSLIGGPYFMWLILRKKGTL
- the rsmI gene encoding 16S rRNA (cytidine(1402)-2'-O)-methyltransferase codes for the protein MTSSTIIQPATLYIVATPIGNLGDITLRAIDILKHVDLVAAEDTRHSGILLQHLAIQAKLYPLHDHNEQQKAAQLVEKLQSGLSIALISDAGTPLINDPGYHLVKCCHENNIRVVPVPGACAAIAALCASGLPTDRFCYEGFLPAKSKARIEYLNSLLEEPRTLVFYESTHRIMDSLQDIEQVFGQEKLLVLAKELTKSWETIIRCPVHQLITWLNEDENRQKGEFVLILEGYKKDLAQELDPDAIKLLKRLQQELPLKKAAAIVADMYGLKKNQLYQLGLDSKSE
- a CDS encoding SDR family oxidoreductase; this encodes MRCLLIFGASRGTGAQVVKYAQQQGYRCVAVVRNKESYDYLQSLGVEVILGDANDEQVVTQACSLAGTDCTIISTLGGKQANYQPQCNIINHAEKQGIKRMILVSSLGCGDSWVTLSKRAKQAFGNSVREKTFAEVWLQTSQLDYCIFRPGGLMDGEPTHHAQCYVQQEVHGYIMRSDLALAILQRAAQPSLQAAIFSIIDPQLIVERNK
- the hutX gene encoding heme utilization cystosolic carrier protein HutX, whose protein sequence is MMTKPTLNEFMATRPEGTLEKIAQDYQVSLLEVIKASSEHHLISGRYFEHIWNEVINWGKITILVNTPDIIFEFAGNLPTASSRHGYYNMQGKEGFSGHIKSDNCQYIAFVERKFMGSDTAGIIFINGSGEAMFKIFVGRDEQRNLLQSQLSAFRKLAQIKEES